The Sporomusa termitida genome has a window encoding:
- a CDS encoding HD domain-containing phosphohydrolase, with protein sequence MKNIKILLIEDNPDDVELLREMFLEAHCSLAGFMHVDELSAALELLEKESFEIVLMDMSLPDSSGSQTFYSLRDQIPETPIVVITGTKDETIIQDLLQNGVQDYLVKGTIDPNSLMHSVNYAIERQRLLVSLKQKTLEIQALKESLEHIISNNADAMVVVNRRGVICYANPAAAEILVHEREELTGREFGFPIAPGKASELNIDRKDGSTIVGELRAVEITWKDSPAYLASIRDITEQRQIQDEIADLSFRDKLTGLYNRAFLEAEIKGMNTERNLPLCVIMGDVNNLKLVNDALGHGEGDKLLISVAQILRKACRKDDIVVRLGGDEFIILLPKCDEAAAMRITDKIRTSCEAIAADGIPVSIALGIAVQYKPGQSALELLDMADKRMYANKFAESKNRYSSVIAMLEKSLYEKDYVTGEHTARVRKLCVRFGTELQLSKNSIDELKLLSSLHDIGKIAVPEAILKKKGPLTDEEWEIIKKHPETGYRITKAIYGMDLIAEDIFSHHERWDGKGYPQGLKGEQIPLASRILSIIDTFDVMTHDRPYKSAMSKQDAMNEIKRCSGSQFDPTLATQFISYLEHGESMGGGDENLKTQGRYQYG encoded by the coding sequence ATGAAAAATATAAAGATTCTGTTAATCGAAGATAATCCGGACGATGTTGAGTTACTGAGGGAAATGTTTTTAGAGGCGCATTGTTCGCTGGCGGGTTTTATGCATGTAGACGAGCTTTCTGCGGCTTTGGAACTGTTGGAAAAAGAGAGCTTTGAAATCGTCCTCATGGACATGTCTCTGCCGGACAGCTCCGGCTCACAGACCTTTTACAGCCTTCGCGACCAAATACCTGAAACGCCCATCGTGGTCATTACAGGCACGAAAGACGAAACCATCATTCAGGATCTGCTGCAAAACGGCGTGCAGGACTATCTGGTCAAAGGAACCATAGATCCGAATTCGCTCATGCACTCCGTCAACTATGCGATTGAGCGGCAACGGCTGCTTGTCAGCCTGAAGCAGAAAACATTGGAAATCCAAGCCCTTAAAGAGAGTCTGGAACATATTATAAGCAATAACGCGGATGCCATGGTCGTTGTAAACCGGCGGGGAGTCATCTGTTATGCCAATCCGGCCGCCGCCGAAATTTTGGTTCATGAGCGGGAAGAGCTGACCGGCAGGGAGTTCGGCTTTCCCATTGCTCCCGGCAAAGCGTCCGAGCTTAACATTGACCGGAAAGACGGGTCGACAATCGTAGGGGAATTGCGCGCGGTGGAAATAACCTGGAAGGATTCGCCCGCTTATCTGGCGTCGATCCGGGATATCACGGAACAAAGACAGATTCAGGATGAAATAGCGGATTTGAGTTTTCGTGACAAATTGACGGGCTTATACAACCGCGCCTTTCTGGAAGCGGAAATCAAGGGCATGAATACCGAAAGAAACCTGCCGTTGTGTGTGATTATGGGCGATGTCAATAATTTAAAGCTGGTCAATGACGCTTTAGGACATGGAGAAGGCGACAAGCTGCTGATTTCCGTAGCCCAAATACTGAGAAAAGCTTGCCGCAAAGATGATATCGTCGTGCGGCTGGGCGGCGACGAATTTATTATTTTACTGCCTAAATGCGATGAGGCGGCGGCGATGAGAATCACAGACAAGATACGGACGTCTTGTGAAGCCATCGCTGCGGATGGGATCCCGGTTTCCATCGCCCTGGGGATTGCGGTGCAATATAAACCCGGACAGTCCGCTTTGGAGCTGTTGGATATGGCGGACAAGCGGATGTACGCCAACAAGTTCGCCGAAAGCAAAAACAGGTATAGCTCGGTCATTGCCATGCTGGAAAAGTCCTTATATGAAAAAGACTACGTAACAGGAGAGCACACCGCGCGGGTACGGAAGCTGTGTGTCCGATTTGGAACTGAACTGCAGCTGAGCAAGAATAGCATTGACGAGCTGAAGCTGTTGTCTTCCCTGCACGATATCGGCAAAATTGCCGTTCCTGAAGCCATTCTTAAGAAAAAAGGACCGCTGACCGATGAAGAGTGGGAAATTATAAAAAAACATCCTGAAACGGGATACAGAATCACAAAAGCCATATATGGCATGGATCTCATTGCCGAAGATATTTTTTCCCATCATGAGAGATGGGATGGCAAAGGGTATCCACAAGGGCTTAAGGGGGAGCAAATACCGCTTGCATCAAGGATATTGTCGATTATAGACACCTTTGACGTCATGACGCATGACCGCCCGTACAAAAGCGCGATGAGCAAGCAAGACGCCATGAACGAAATCAAAAGATGCAGCGGTTCCCAGTTTGATCCAACCCTGGCGACGCAATTTATCAGTTATCTGGAGCACGGTGAAAGCATGGGTGGCGGTGATGAAAATTTAAAAACGCAGGGAAGGTATCAATATGGATGA
- a CDS encoding tyrosine-type recombinase/integrase has translation MPRRGENIYKRKDGRWEGRMAKPGGGYRYVYGKSYKEVREKKKHYLESPLAHAPKTNGAISGAADLFGHWLESDVLGRVKPSTYESYYWCIRKYVIPFFRDTATDRITEFYVEQFAKSIYANDVLTPAYKKKILSVFKVALGEILKDSDHLRPILKNIGLPHIDNPAVQVFSVQEQRRIETEVLKMNDKRALGVFLCFYTGIRLGELCALKWENIDFEAKTVSIVKTVSRTKNFAENGNKTILITGTPKSQNSTRKIPIPDFLLSLTCKLKNAAKAESNYILSGSDTSIDPRTYQRLFKRILVSAGVKDRKFHAIRHTFATRALEAGVDIKTLSEILGHSSVIITLKVYAHSLMEQKIAAINKLNNLYIIAHPG, from the coding sequence ATGCCAAGACGCGGAGAGAACATTTACAAACGCAAGGACGGGCGCTGGGAAGGGCGCATGGCCAAACCGGGTGGCGGGTATCGGTATGTCTATGGAAAAAGTTATAAAGAGGTAAGGGAAAAAAAGAAACACTATCTGGAAAGCCCGTTAGCCCATGCCCCCAAAACAAATGGAGCAATTTCCGGTGCAGCCGATCTGTTTGGGCACTGGTTGGAAAGCGACGTTTTGGGCCGCGTAAAGCCGTCAACCTATGAGAGTTACTACTGGTGCATACGGAAATATGTCATTCCGTTTTTCAGAGATACTGCAACGGACCGTATTACAGAGTTTTATGTCGAACAATTTGCAAAAAGTATTTATGCCAATGATGTACTTACCCCGGCGTATAAAAAGAAAATACTTTCGGTTTTCAAAGTGGCTCTGGGGGAAATATTGAAGGATTCAGACCATTTAAGACCGATTTTAAAAAATATAGGACTTCCACATATTGATAATCCTGCGGTTCAGGTTTTTTCGGTCCAGGAGCAGCGACGTATTGAGACTGAGGTGTTGAAAATGAACGATAAGAGGGCCCTCGGCGTTTTTCTGTGCTTCTATACGGGTATCCGGTTAGGAGAACTCTGCGCTTTAAAATGGGAAAATATTGATTTCGAGGCGAAAACCGTATCTATTGTAAAAACGGTATCCCGCACAAAAAACTTTGCGGAAAATGGAAATAAGACAATTTTGATCACTGGCACGCCCAAAAGCCAGAATTCGACCAGAAAAATTCCGATTCCTGACTTCCTGCTCAGTCTCACCTGCAAATTAAAAAACGCCGCAAAAGCTGAAAGCAATTATATTCTCTCCGGGTCGGATACGTCAATCGATCCGCGTACCTATCAGCGGCTGTTTAAAAGAATTCTCGTCAGCGCGGGAGTCAAGGACCGTAAGTTTCATGCCATCAGACATACCTTTGCGACCCGCGCGCTGGAAGCAGGCGTCGATATCAAGACGCTGAGTGAAATTCTCGGACATTCCAGTGTCATTATCACACTCAAGGTTTATGCTCATTCCCTGATGGAGCAAAAGATAGCGGCAATTAATAAATTGAATAATTTATACATTATCGCACACCCCGGATAG
- a CDS encoding response regulator has protein sequence MDENVTTAGNGDMSVTDLKELLGVLLAFKKGDFSARMPIDRTGIGGKIADTLNEIMETIGSFSNELEKAANAVGAEGKTAYRFANNGSGGKWSACTEAVNSLLANVVQPTNEMARVIGAVAKGDLAHAAATRIEERKLAGEFLNTAAMINTMVDQFNAVAAEVTRVVAEVSSEGRLGKRAQVPGIAGAWKKLIDHVNQLAEILATQVSAITTATTAIAKGDLSFSAAVEGAGEIGVLNNVNEMIANLKETTRKKAEQDWQNTNLARFSSLLQGQRDLSTVCKVVLTELAPLVKMQHGAFYIHETEEQALKLYASYGFQERKHIANQFKPGEGLLGQCLLEKQRILLTNVPGDYVKINSALGEAPPLNILLLPIIFERNVLAVLELASFHFFNDKYLSFLDQISENIGIVINTVHGTMRTEELLKQSQTLTEELRQQQEELTQTNEELEEKAQQLADQKTEVELKNSEVEQSKRVLEEKAEQLAVTSKYKSEFLANMSHELRTPLNSLLILAQQLKENAAGNLNEKQTKSAGIIYDSGNELLALINDILDLSKIESGTVMPSFSNLLLTEIRDNMERTFRHVAQDKGLSFGILIDADAPGSILTDEKRMIQVLKNLLSNAFKFTAEGSVSLKIGPAAAGWPAGHGALDGAERVLAFEVADTGIGIPQDKQKIIFEAFQQVDGSTSRTYGGTGLGLAISRESARLLGGELCVRSTPGQGSAFTLYLSVAPDPDRNGGNVLKPLAGEVRTNNEVSSRKKIAGASETNFEDERHDLAPGGADILLIVEDDVKFAGILSAMAKSKGFKAVVTLKGGDAIELVRKYMPAAVILDLRLPDIDGWAILERLKSDIDIRHIPVHIVSAEDERIRGLQKGALSYLNKPVSNENLKKMFENIGTGLNGSVQNLLVVSDNHKKWNVKQILHDIDVKVTAKSAGAEAMAALKKQPADCIILGGKLADMSAAQFVGELQKDAATAEIPVVVYAGDEIEPEEERKLNELAGSAILKEVKSPERLLDEVTLFLHKVIDGLPQAKKDIIRRIYQSDDVLQGKRILVVDDDMRNIFALTSVLERHNVSVLSAENGKDALVIIKNEPAVQIVLMDIMMPGMDGYETIRAIRKMPEFRALPIIALTAKAMKGDRERCIEAGASDYITKPVDTAQMLSLLRVWLYK, from the coding sequence ATGGATGAGAATGTTACAACAGCCGGAAACGGCGACATGAGCGTTACTGACCTGAAAGAATTGCTCGGCGTCCTCCTCGCATTTAAAAAAGGCGACTTTTCCGCGCGGATGCCGATTGACAGGACGGGTATCGGCGGCAAAATAGCGGATACTTTGAATGAGATCATGGAAACAATCGGCAGTTTCTCAAACGAACTTGAGAAAGCCGCCAATGCAGTGGGCGCGGAGGGAAAGACGGCCTATCGGTTCGCAAATAACGGGTCCGGCGGTAAATGGTCGGCCTGCACGGAAGCGGTCAACAGTCTGCTTGCCAATGTAGTTCAGCCGACCAATGAAATGGCGCGGGTGATCGGCGCCGTAGCCAAAGGCGACCTTGCCCACGCTGCGGCAACCAGAATTGAAGAGAGAAAGCTCGCCGGTGAATTTTTGAATACAGCCGCGATGATCAATACCATGGTGGATCAGTTCAACGCCGTTGCGGCGGAGGTCACACGGGTCGTGGCCGAGGTCAGCAGCGAAGGCAGGCTGGGCAAACGGGCCCAAGTGCCGGGGATTGCCGGCGCCTGGAAAAAACTGATTGATCACGTCAATCAGCTTGCCGAAATCCTGGCAACGCAGGTATCTGCCATTACAACCGCCACCACGGCCATTGCGAAGGGGGATTTGTCATTTTCCGCTGCGGTTGAAGGGGCGGGAGAGATTGGCGTATTGAATAACGTCAATGAAATGATTGCAAATCTTAAGGAAACCACCAGAAAAAAAGCCGAGCAGGATTGGCAAAATACAAATCTTGCCAGATTCAGCAGCCTGCTGCAAGGACAGCGCGACCTGTCAACGGTCTGCAAGGTTGTGCTGACCGAATTGGCGCCGCTGGTCAAAATGCAGCATGGCGCGTTTTATATCCATGAAACGGAAGAACAGGCATTAAAACTGTATGCAAGTTATGGCTTTCAGGAAAGAAAGCATATTGCCAATCAATTCAAACCGGGCGAGGGACTCCTGGGCCAGTGCCTGCTTGAAAAGCAGCGTATTCTGCTGACTAACGTTCCCGGTGATTATGTGAAAATCAATTCCGCGCTGGGAGAAGCGCCGCCGCTCAATATTTTATTGCTGCCCATCATTTTCGAGCGAAACGTGCTGGCTGTCTTGGAGCTGGCGTCTTTTCATTTTTTTAATGATAAGTATCTGAGCTTTCTTGACCAGATCTCGGAGAACATCGGAATTGTCATCAACACGGTGCACGGTACGATGCGTACCGAGGAACTGCTCAAACAGTCCCAGACGCTGACCGAGGAACTGCGGCAGCAGCAGGAGGAGCTCACTCAAACCAATGAGGAGCTGGAAGAAAAAGCGCAGCAGCTCGCGGACCAAAAGACCGAGGTCGAGCTGAAAAACAGTGAGGTGGAACAATCCAAACGCGTGCTGGAGGAAAAAGCCGAGCAACTGGCGGTGACCTCCAAATACAAGTCGGAATTCTTAGCCAATATGTCTCACGAACTGAGAACGCCGCTGAACAGCCTGCTGATACTGGCGCAGCAGCTCAAGGAAAACGCCGCTGGCAATCTGAACGAGAAACAGACTAAATCCGCCGGCATCATATATGATTCGGGCAATGAACTGCTGGCTTTGATCAACGATATTCTCGACCTTTCAAAGATTGAATCGGGCACCGTGATGCCCAGCTTCTCTAATCTCCTGCTTACGGAGATCCGGGATAATATGGAGCGCACGTTCCGGCATGTTGCGCAGGATAAGGGACTGAGCTTCGGCATACTGATTGATGCGGACGCGCCGGGTTCTATCCTTACCGACGAAAAAAGAATGATACAGGTCCTAAAGAATTTGCTCTCGAATGCGTTTAAATTCACGGCGGAAGGAAGCGTTTCCTTAAAAATCGGGCCCGCGGCGGCAGGCTGGCCCGCCGGGCACGGCGCGCTTGACGGCGCGGAACGTGTTCTGGCTTTTGAGGTCGCCGACACGGGCATCGGCATACCCCAGGACAAACAGAAAATCATTTTTGAAGCCTTCCAGCAGGTTGATGGGAGCACAAGCCGGACCTACGGCGGTACGGGGCTTGGATTGGCCATCAGCAGAGAGAGCGCCCGGCTGCTTGGAGGCGAGCTGTGCGTGCGCAGCACTCCGGGCCAGGGAAGCGCGTTTACGCTTTACCTGTCCGTAGCCCCGGACCCTGACCGGAACGGCGGCAATGTACTCAAGCCCCTTGCCGGAGAAGTGCGGACAAATAACGAAGTATCCTCCCGGAAAAAAATTGCCGGTGCATCCGAAACCAATTTTGAAGACGAACGGCATGACCTCGCGCCTGGCGGAGCTGATATTCTGCTGATTGTGGAAGACGACGTTAAATTTGCCGGTATCCTGTCCGCAATGGCAAAATCAAAAGGCTTTAAGGCAGTCGTCACCCTCAAGGGCGGCGATGCGATCGAACTCGTCCGTAAGTACATGCCCGCCGCGGTCATTCTCGATCTGCGCCTGCCGGATATCGACGGCTGGGCCATCCTGGAACGCCTCAAAAGCGATATTGATATCCGGCATATCCCCGTTCATATTGTTTCGGCCGAGGACGAGCGGATCCGCGGGCTGCAGAAGGGGGCGCTGTCTTATCTGAACAAGCCCGTCAGCAATGAAAATCTCAAAAAAATGTTCGAAAACATCGGGACGGGTTTGAATGGCAGTGTCCAGAACCTGCTCGTCGTCTCCGATAATCATAAAAAGTGGAACGTAAAGCAGATTTTGCATGACATTGATGTGAAAGTCACCGCAAAGAGCGCGGGCGCCGAAGCAATGGCCGCGTTAAAAAAGCAACCGGCGGACTGCATCATCCTCGGCGGCAAACTGGCCGATATGAGCGCGGCGCAATTCGTGGGCGAGCTGCAAAAAGATGCGGCAACCGCTGAAATCCCCGTCGTCGTCTATGCCGGAGATGAAATCGAGCCGGAAGAAGAACGCAAGCTCAATGAACTGGCCGGAAGCGCGATCCTGAAGGAAGTAAAGTCCCCGGAGCGCCTGCTGGACGAGGTCACCCTGTTCCTGCACAAAGTAATCGACGGCCTGCCCCAGGCGAAAAAGGATATCATCAGGAGAATTTATCAGTCAGACGACGTGCTGCAGGGCAAAAGAATCCTGGTCGTGGATGACGATATGCGCAATATTTTTGCGTTGACCAGCGTGCTGGAGCGGCATAACGTCAGCGTATTGTCCGCAGAAAATGGAAAAGATGCGCTGGTTATCATAAAAAACGAGCCGGCCGTACAGATTGTGCTAATGGATATCATGATGCCGGGGATGGACGGGTACGAGACCATCCGCGCGATCAGGAAAATGCCCGAATTCAGAGCGCTTCCGATCATTGCCCTTACCGCAAAGGCCATGAAGGGGGACCGCGAAAGATGCATCGAGGCCGGCGCTTCGGATTATATCACCAAGCCTGTTGACACGGCCCAGATGCTCTCGCTGCTGCGGGTATGGCTGTATAAATAA
- a CDS encoding chemotaxis protein CheB — protein sequence MNYGIVVAGASLGGLHALRTLLQGLPKDFPLPVAIVQHRGKDSGEPLSTYLQSCSALEIVEAEDKDKIVSGRVYVAPADYHLLIEDGWFSLSTEPQVRYSRPSIDILFESAAYAYGKKAIGVLLTGANQDGAAGLKKIKERGGLTIAQDPVTAECGVMPGSAIAARAVDRVLPLERISGFLREKATRAIPQGEKI from the coding sequence ATGAATTACGGCATTGTGGTGGCGGGAGCTTCCCTCGGCGGGCTTCACGCCCTGCGTACATTGCTGCAAGGATTGCCCAAGGACTTCCCGTTGCCTGTGGCAATCGTACAGCATAGAGGGAAAGATTCCGGAGAACCGCTGAGCACGTATTTGCAGAGCTGCAGCGCTTTGGAGATCGTCGAAGCCGAAGATAAGGATAAAATCGTTTCCGGGCGGGTTTATGTCGCGCCTGCGGATTATCACCTGCTCATTGAGGACGGTTGGTTTTCGCTGTCCACCGAGCCGCAGGTGCGGTATTCGCGTCCGTCGATCGACATATTATTTGAATCGGCCGCCTATGCCTACGGCAAAAAAGCCATTGGCGTGCTCCTGACCGGCGCCAATCAGGACGGTGCCGCCGGCCTGAAAAAAATAAAAGAACGCGGCGGCCTGACGATCGCCCAGGACCCTGTAACGGCTGAGTGCGGCGTTATGCCCGGCAGCGCGATTGCAGCCCGCGCTGTGGACAGGGTGCTGCCGCTTGAACGGATCAGCGGGTTTCTGCGGGAAAAAGCAACGCGGGCTATCCCGCAGGGAGAGAAAATATGA
- a CDS encoding response regulator, giving the protein MNNMKPIEILLVEDNEDDIILTKEAFEENRLTNKLNIVKNGMDALRYLKRDAPYSKAVKPNIVLLDINLPEMSGIEVLQKIKSEDDLKDIPVVILTTSNLERDIVKSYKLHANCYINKPVNLNDFFEIIKVFGKFWFSIVTLPDKK; this is encoded by the coding sequence ATGAACAATATGAAGCCAATCGAGATCTTATTGGTGGAAGATAATGAGGACGATATCATTCTGACAAAGGAGGCCTTTGAGGAAAACAGGCTGACCAACAAGCTGAACATCGTAAAAAACGGCATGGATGCTTTGCGATATTTAAAAAGGGACGCGCCCTATTCAAAAGCCGTAAAACCCAATATTGTTTTACTGGATATCAATCTGCCGGAAATGTCGGGAATTGAGGTGCTGCAAAAAATCAAAAGCGAGGATGATTTAAAAGATATTCCCGTGGTGATCCTGACTACCTCTAATCTCGAACGGGACATAGTAAAAAGCTATAAGCTCCATGCCAACTGTTATATCAATAAGCCCGTCAATCTGAATGACTTTTTTGAAATTATTAAGGTATTCGGGAAATTCTGGTTTTCTATTGTGACGCTTCCCGATAAAAAATGA
- a CDS encoding CheR family methyltransferase, with protein MDKEHACDTVEKIEIQLFLEGVFRLYGYDFRDYASASMRRRILQLMEIEKVSTVSELQSMVLHHEKWMERLLMAVSVNVTAMFRDPPFYTSFREKVLPLLASLPLIRIWHVGCSTGEEVYSMAILLKEAGLYDKAKIYATDINEVVLNKAKNGIYPLSLMKEYTDNYIMAKCGGVFSQYYTADDKNAVFNEGMRKKIIWAQHNLVTDSSFNEFDVILCRNVMIYFNKSLQNKVHELLYGSLKANGILGLGTAETLRFTVFENRYKELDRKMKLFQKVM; from the coding sequence ATGGATAAAGAACACGCCTGCGACACGGTGGAAAAGATTGAAATACAGCTGTTCCTGGAGGGTGTGTTTCGCCTGTACGGCTACGATTTCAGGGATTATGCCTCTGCCTCCATGCGACGAAGGATATTGCAGCTGATGGAAATAGAGAAAGTAAGCACGGTATCGGAATTGCAGTCCATGGTGCTGCATCACGAAAAATGGATGGAGCGGCTCCTGATGGCGGTATCGGTCAATGTCACGGCCATGTTTCGTGATCCGCCTTTCTATACCTCTTTCCGCGAAAAGGTGTTGCCGCTCCTTGCTTCCCTGCCCTTGATACGGATCTGGCATGTGGGCTGCTCGACGGGCGAAGAGGTTTACTCCATGGCGATTTTGCTTAAGGAAGCCGGTTTGTATGACAAAGCCAAAATTTATGCAACAGACATCAACGAGGTTGTATTGAATAAGGCGAAGAACGGCATATACCCGCTTTCTTTGATGAAGGAATACACGGACAACTATATTATGGCGAAGTGCGGCGGCGTTTTTTCCCAATATTATACGGCTGATGACAAAAACGCGGTGTTTAACGAAGGAATGCGGAAAAAAATCATCTGGGCGCAGCATAATCTGGTAACCGATTCATCCTTTAATGAATTCGACGTCATTCTATGCAGAAACGTGATGATCTATTTCAATAAATCCCTGCAAAACAAAGTGCATGAATTGCTCTACGGCAGCCTGAAGGCAAACGGGATACTCGGGCTTGGCACCGCCGAAACGCTGCGGTTTACCGTTTTTGAAAATCGCTATAAAGAGCTGGATCGTAAAATGAAGCTATTCCAAAAGGTGATGTAA
- a CDS encoding sensor histidine kinase, with product MNMNNTYTPNILIVDDDQNKLQILADILLDMEVNIVTAASANEAFRLLMKNDFAVILLDVKMPGIDGFETAGLIRKRAKFQDTPIVFITSYSPDEIDIKKGYALGSVDYLFAPVNSEILRAKVSVFVKLARLKEKSNAVQLETEEINKKLSISNEKYSLLKSTNERLNFIFNSMPVVIFTLAASEDFKVTFATRNTFEQLGYEAGEFIKHPGLWVECIHSEDMEQVFSCFPQLFDEGRCTFEYRFKRQCGDYIWVQNVLRLIREDGHDAPVEIIGCLSDISERKSTEKQLALKTAELERSNAELEHFAYIASHDLQEPLRAISSYLQLIEKRGCYEAFDEKSKDYFTRVIKGAKRMQAMIDDLLQYSRVVSNKAAFVSCDCNEIVEEAIHNLGVLIKETEARINCKPLPVIEGNQNQLLRFFQNMINNGLKFHKENEAPVIDITAEKDGGHWIFSISDNGIGIKKESRDRIFDVFQRLNAKDKYPGTGIGLAVCKKIADNHKGRIWVESELGTGSTFYLAIPEARGGSWNEQYEANRDLIGGR from the coding sequence ATGAATATGAATAATACCTATACGCCCAATATCCTAATTGTTGACGACGATCAAAACAAATTGCAGATATTGGCGGATATCCTGCTGGATATGGAAGTCAATATCGTAACAGCCGCTTCGGCGAACGAAGCGTTCAGGCTGCTCATGAAAAATGATTTCGCCGTCATTCTCCTTGATGTGAAAATGCCTGGCATCGACGGCTTTGAAACGGCCGGGCTGATCAGGAAACGGGCAAAATTCCAGGATACCCCGATTGTTTTTATTACATCGTACAGCCCTGATGAAATCGATATTAAAAAAGGCTACGCTTTGGGATCCGTGGATTACCTTTTTGCTCCCGTTAATTCCGAAATATTAAGAGCCAAGGTATCCGTATTCGTCAAGCTGGCCCGCCTCAAAGAAAAGTCCAATGCGGTACAACTGGAAACGGAAGAAATAAACAAAAAATTAAGTATATCGAATGAAAAATACAGTCTCCTCAAAAGCACCAACGAGAGGCTGAATTTTATCTTCAACTCGATGCCTGTCGTCATATTTACATTGGCAGCCAGTGAAGATTTCAAGGTTACCTTTGCCACCCGCAATACATTCGAACAGTTGGGGTACGAGGCCGGTGAATTCATCAAGCATCCCGGCCTTTGGGTGGAATGCATCCACAGCGAAGACATGGAGCAGGTTTTTTCATGCTTTCCCCAACTGTTTGACGAAGGCCGCTGTACCTTCGAATACCGGTTTAAGCGGCAATGCGGGGATTACATATGGGTGCAGAATGTGCTCAGGCTGATCCGCGAGGACGGCCATGACGCGCCAGTTGAGATCATCGGCTGCCTGAGCGATATTTCGGAAAGAAAATCAACCGAAAAGCAATTGGCGCTTAAAACAGCGGAGTTGGAGCGTTCTAATGCCGAACTGGAGCACTTCGCGTACATTGCGTCCCATGATTTGCAGGAACCCCTCAGAGCAATCAGCAGTTACCTTCAGCTTATTGAAAAAAGGGGCTGCTATGAAGCGTTTGACGAAAAGAGCAAGGACTATTTTACACGGGTCATAAAGGGCGCCAAGAGAATGCAGGCTATGATTGACGATTTGCTGCAATATTCGCGGGTCGTTTCCAACAAGGCTGCTTTTGTGTCTTGCGACTGCAATGAAATCGTGGAAGAAGCCATTCATAACCTGGGGGTTTTGATTAAGGAAACCGAGGCGCGTATCAACTGCAAACCGCTGCCGGTGATTGAGGGAAATCAAAACCAGCTGCTCCGGTTTTTTCAGAACATGATCAACAACGGCCTGAAGTTTCATAAGGAAAATGAGGCGCCGGTCATTGACATAACAGCCGAAAAGGATGGCGGTCACTGGATTTTTTCTATTTCAGATAACGGAATCGGCATCAAGAAAGAATCTCGGGATAGGATATTTGACGTTTTCCAGAGGCTGAATGCCAAAGACAAATATCCGGGCACCGGCATCGGGCTGGCCGTGTGCAAAAAAATTGCGGACAACCACAAAGGGCGAATATGGGTGGAATCCGAGTTGGGAACAGGCTCGACCTTCTATCTTGCCATTCCGGAAGCAAGGGGGGGAAGTTGGAATGAACAATATGAAGCCAATCGAGATCTTATTGGTGGAAGATAA
- a CDS encoding HD-GYP domain-containing protein, whose protein sequence is MTKRSTEIISECFTEQESACFTKKDIYDSNGRLLLSNGQRITSEIIRKLQKLGAFLPEKSGDSADKPDVILAQAVQTFGARKNIRNDRITEQTYRILTAIVFESKDKPWWMYVNALSNYVQWLYTHSIDVAIISLMVAVELGYSEKEQGDLGLGAMMHDIGKLLVPKSIIQKPGPLTDMEMFTIQQHCELGMSSLKPFNLPEECTDIVLQHHEHLDGSGYPQGLKGDEIARNAQIVMIAEMLDGISSPRPYKQAQTIHAAIDILKSDEKKYPQELVLLLAKVLGL, encoded by the coding sequence ATGACTAAACGTTCTACTGAAATAATTTCAGAGTGTTTTACCGAACAGGAGTCGGCTTGTTTTACCAAAAAAGATATTTATGATAGTAACGGTAGATTGCTGCTCAGTAACGGTCAAAGAATTACCAGTGAGATAATAAGAAAGCTGCAAAAGCTTGGCGCCTTCCTCCCGGAAAAGTCAGGTGATTCTGCTGATAAGCCCGACGTTATTCTGGCCCAAGCTGTTCAGACCTTCGGCGCCAGAAAGAATATCCGCAATGATCGCATAACGGAACAAACTTATCGGATATTAACGGCAATAGTATTTGAATCGAAAGATAAGCCCTGGTGGATGTATGTGAACGCGTTGAGCAACTACGTGCAATGGCTTTATACCCATTCCATCGATGTTGCCATAATTTCACTGATGGTGGCGGTAGAATTGGGATACAGCGAGAAGGAACAGGGGGACCTGGGCCTGGGCGCTATGATGCATGATATAGGCAAGCTGCTGGTTCCAAAATCCATCATACAAAAGCCCGGCCCTCTGACCGACATGGAAATGTTCACCATCCAGCAGCATTGCGAGTTGGGTATGAGTTCCCTAAAACCATTTAATCTTCCGGAAGAGTGTACGGATATTGTTCTGCAGCATCATGAGCACCTCGACGGAAGCGGCTATCCCCAGGGGCTGAAAGGCGATGAAATAGCCCGCAATGCCCAAATCGTGATGATTGCTGAAATGCTTGACGGGATCTCCTCCCCGCGGCCCTATAAGCAAGCGCAAACAATACACGCTGCTATCGATATACTGAAAAGTGACGAAAAAAAGTATCCGCAGGAATTGGTCCTTTTGCTGGCAAAAGTATTGGGATTATGA